The sequence TATTTTTGCCCGCTGAATGAATATTCAGTGGGTTATTTCTTTCTTATATCTCTGCTATACAAACCCCAAAGAATATTCCCTATAAAAAATATGATAGAATAAGATTTGTTATATAAATAAATGTCGTAAAGAAGTGGTGTTAGTTAATGGGAAACAGACTTAAAAAGCACGTGAATCAAAATGATCTCATTAAAGAATGGGAACAACAACTGAAAGAATTAGGATATATCGATAATGAGGGTGAAATGATTAAATTACTCCAAAAAATAGATTTAAATGAAGAAGAAGGTAAAATGAACGCATCAAGGTTATTGACGCTTATAGCCTTATCTTCTTCTTCAAAAGGAAAAAAGGAATCATTGGTACTTTCTTGGTTAGAAAAAGCGATCGAACTTGATCCAAGTAATTTCAAGGCAAAAGAGTATGTGGCAACACATGAATGGAAAAGCAGCAGACACTTATTTGAAGATCTGCATTTTCCCCCGCTACGTGAAACGGATAACCGACAAGCTAAGAAACAAACTGCTCAGCTTTATATCACCATTTGTCAGCAATTTTTGAAAGATGCTGAAGAACAGTTGGATGCTATAAAGAATTCTAGAAAAAAATTACAAGATTCGCTTCATGATTCCCATGATTTCTCTGGTAAAATGATCGATTTGTTAGAAACAGTCATTGAAGTGACTGCCTTGTTGTTAAAAGCAGCGAATGATTATGAAGGATCTATGGTTGGTACGTTTTATACATCCGCTCATTATGATGAATTAAAACAACATTTATCCCATCTAGAAGAGTTAAAGGGTCAATGGCTATTACTATTTGAAGATGAAACGCAGGAAGAAGAACAATCAACGGAGCAGGCCCTTCAAGAGTTAAATGATATGATTGGACTTCATTCTGTGAAATCGAGAGTAAATGACTTTTATCAATTTTTCAAATACCAAAAAATTAGAAAAGAAAAAGGATTTCAAACAAAAGATGAAGTGAGTTTAAATATGATCCTTACCGGAAATCCCGGGACCGGAAAAACAACCATTGCCAGGTTATTCTCACAAATGTATTACGAACTTGGCGTTCTACCGAGAAAAGAAGTCGTTGAGGTCGACCGTTCTCAATTAGTAGGAGCGTTTGTTGGTCAAACCGAAGAAAATGTTCGCATGGCTGTTGAGAAGGCATTAGGTGGCGTGTTATTTATCGATGAAGCTTATAATTTAAAAAGAGAAGGTCAGTCAGGAAATGATTATGGACAAGTTGCGATTGATACTCTTGTTTCATTAATGACGAGCAGTGAATATGGTGGGAAGTTTGCAGTTATTCTTGCGGGCTATCCTGAGGAAATGAGACAATTTCTAGATTCAAATCCTGGACTGAGAAGCCGCTTCCCAATGTCAAATCACCTCACTCTTCCTGATTATACAAATGAAGAACTGATTATGATTGGTGAGAAGTTTGCTGCTGAAAATGATTACATCTTAACGGATGAAGGAAAATTGGCGCTTGAGGACCAAATTGAAAAGGAAAGAGTCGATAATTCATTTGGGAATGCGCGAACCGTGCAGAATTTGATACTAGAGGCTATTTTTAATAAAGGGGCCAATCATCAATCGTATGATGATTTATTGGTCTTTTCGGTACTAGATAAAGTCGATTTCAGTAAGGATGATCCTAAGGTTAAGAATGAGCCAGAACAGGAACTCCATCAATTAGTGGGCTTAGAAAATGTTAAAGAAGAGGTAAAGTCAATTATCTCATTTGTTAAAATGCAAACTTTTAGAAGGGATCATGGTTTGCCAATTGTCCCCATTCAACTCCATTCTGTCTTTACAGGAAATCCTGGAACGGGTAAAACAACCGTTGCTAAAATCTATGCTGAACTTCTAAAAGACTGTGGGTTATTAAAAAGAGGCCATCTAGTTATCACAAGTCGTGCAGACTTTGTCGCGGGTTATGTTGGACAAACCGCTTTAAAGACAAAGCGAAAAATTCGGGATGCGCTCGGTGGAGTTCTCTTTATTGATGAAGCTTATTCTTTATTGGGACAAACGGCTGGGGATTTTGGAAAAGAAGTAATTGATACACTCGTAGATGAAATGACTAAACATAATGAAAATCTAGTGGTGATTCTAGCTGGCTATTCAAATGAAATGAAAGGTCTACTAGAAAGTAATCCTGGATTAAAATCAAGGTTTAAAAAGTTTATTGAGTTTAAAGATTATAGCAGCATTGAACTTGTTCAGATTATTAAATTATACGGAGAGAAATTTAACTTTCATTTAACGGATGAGGCTGAAGAATGGTTGTTGACCTATCTAGAGGAAAATCCAGTTACTGGGAATGGACGGTTTGCTACTAACCTTATTAATGAAGCCATTCAGATTCAAGCTCAGAGACTTATGATGGAAAATAAGCCATTTTCTCCAAAGGATGCAACCATTATTGAAAAAGATGATATTGAGACTGCTGTTAATAAAGTAGGCAGCACCCTTGATTGATAGGATATGAAAAAGGATTGGAGAGGGAAAAAATGTTCATTTCTAAAACAGAAATACAATTATTGTATGCGGATACTGACATGATGGGGGTTATGTATCATGCTAATTATTTAAAATGGTTTGAACTAGGTCGAACACAATTAATCGAGGATCTTGGTTTCAGTTATATTGAAATGGAAGAAAGAGGATATTTTGCTCCAGTTTATGATGTTTATTGTGTTTATAAAAGACCTGTTCGGTATGGTGACAAAGCGTTTGTTAAGGCATGGGTTGACTCAAATGATGGTTTAAAAACCGTCTATGGCTATCAAATTGTAAATGATGAAGACGAGGTATACGCAGAGGGAACAACAACCCACATTGTCGTCAAAAAAGATAACTTCAGACCTGTACAATTTAAAAAGAGTTTTCCTGAATGGTTTCAAAAATATGAAGAAGTTAAAAAATAGAAGAAAGGGGCCCCTCATTATAGGAGCCCTTTCTTACCATTTATTTTAAAGGAGAGAGGGATCTTGGCATTTGGGATTTCAAGGAAACAGCTTTTAGAATGGAAATCAAAAATAGATCAGGGCGAGATTGCTTTTCTAACCCATTACTGGATAGATGATCGATTTCCAGATTGTAAGACGGTGACAAAGGTAGGGTGTAGAGATTTACAAAAGCTATTACTCTGGGGGAAACAGTATGGTCTAAAACCTGAATGGATCGATTATAGGAAAAATGGTTATTCTCATTTTGATCTATTAGGCAAGAAGCAAATAGAGATATTGAAAAAAGAGGGCTTAACAGACCATATTTGGACTTAGGTCATGATCGTTAGCCAAAAATAGATTCTAGTACTTTTTCTGTCTCGTTAAAGTCTGTATCATCTAATTCCTCAAAAAATGAAATGAGTTCATCAAAATTATGAATCACGATCTCTGGTGCGGATGGCTCATCACTATCTTCTGACAAGGAAAAAATTTCAATGTTAAATTCATTTTTATCTTCACTTTCGGTTAAGGATGCTACGAATTGGTAAGTTTTTTCCGCATTGTTAGACATTAGAGTTCCCCCTTGTTATTTTGTTACTTTTATTTTATATCAATAAGGTGCAGCTTTTTCATTTTGTTTATGGCCGTTTTATTACATCCTCATGTCAATATATTGAACAAGAAAAAACGCAAGTTAGTTGTTGCTTAACTTGCGTGCTTTAAGATCTTATTTAGATGATGGCCATTCAATGGTAAATTTAGTGCCTTTATTCGGTTCTGTTGAAACTCGTATCTGGCCATTACTGTCATGAATAATTTCTTGACAAATAGATAATCCAACTCCAGTACCGAATTTCTTCGTTGTAAAGAAAGGATTAAACAGATTATCCCTTACTTTTATTGGCATTCCAATCCCATTATCACAAATATGGATGAAGACAGACTGTCCACTTATCTCAGTTATCATGTCAATCGTTCCATCCTCTTTGCCGCTTTCTTCAATCGCCTCGATGGCATTTTTAAGTAGGTTGATCATTACTTGCTTAAGTTGCTGTTGATTAATCGAAATGAGTACATTATGATCCGTTAACGAGCATGTTAAATTAATCTTCTTCTCTTTTGTCTCAATTTCAAATAACTCAATAAGATTAATCACTAACTCATTAAGAGAAACGACTTCTTTTTGTTGAATGAATGTTGAGTTTTTATCGCTTAAGAATTGATTAAGAAGGATACTAACTCGATCGATTTCATCAACAGCAATATCAACATAATCATTTTTCTCTTGATCCGTTAAATCGGTTTTTAATAGCTGTAGAAACCCCTTTATCGTTGTTAAAGGGTTTCGAACTTCATGTGCTAAATGAATGGCAAATAGATTCTGATTGGATTGAGGATTAATAGACTGGTTTGAAGGTGAGCTTTCATTGGAAGTATTCGATGTTCTCATGATTATCGCATCCTTATAACAGTTTTAACCGTATGAAACGATTAATAAAATACTATGATGAAAATTGACAATTATGAGCAAATGCTGTAAAAATTAGTCAAAATAGGTCTAATTTACTAACATGTACTAAAAGTTGGTTAAGTTAGCAACGGCTATTTTTATTAAAAGGAAAAACAAGCCCACTCACGGGCTTGTTTTTAGCCTAACCATTTCACTTTTGGTTCTGTTTTATTTATAATTCGTTTAATATTTTCCCGATGACGATAAACCACAAATGAGAGTAATAAAAATACGACAATGATCAGAGGGACATCTCGCACAGCAATTGAATAAATAAGTGCTACCAGTCCAGCAACCATGGATGATAATGAAACATATTTTGTTAAATAAAGAGAAACAAAAAAACCGATAATCATGATGAGAAACATAATTGGTGCATAGAATAGCAATACTCCACCTGATGTAGCGACGGCTTTGCCCCCTCTAAAACCTGCGAAAATCGGATATGTATGGCCAACAACTGCAAAAATTCCGGCAAGTAACGGATGCATTTCAGATTGAAAGAAAAAAGGCAGCGAAGCAGCTAGAGTTCCTTTTAAGATATCAGCGACAGTGACTGTTAGTCCAGCTTTTACGCCTAAAACGCGAAATGTATTGGTCCCTCCCAGGTTACCACTGCCGTGTTGACGAATATCTATTCCATAGAATCTCTTTCCGATGATAAGTCCTGAAGGGATCGATCCAATTAGATAAGCTAGTAAAATAATAATTCCAATTTCAAGCATTCAAACTCTCCTTCTTCATTTACAAGTCTAATCATTCAATAGAATAAAATCTAATTTAAAGTTACCATCGATTAGCCTTGTTTTCAATCCTATTTTCTATTGTCAAATCAATAAAAACCTTTACGTTGTTTACTTTTAAAAAATAGACTTATAAAAGCAAAAGGTTACTTATCATTTCCACAATATGTTAGACTTAAGAAAGTATGGTAACAATAATTCTATATTAAACTAATGGAGGAATTGTAATGGCTATAGAAAATCCATCAAGAGATGAAATTCGTGATATTTTAAAAAAATCAAAAAGGGTTGCGGTAGTTGGATTAAGTGATAATCCTGAAAGAACCTCTCATATGGTTTCAAAAGCAATGCAAGATGCAGGGTATGAAATCATCCCAGTAAATCCAAAAGCAGACGAAATCCTTGGTGTAAAGGCTGTAGCTAGTCTAAAAGAAATTGAGGGACATGTGGACATCGTAAATGTGTTTCGCAGGTCAGAACATTTATTAGATGTGGCTAAAGAGTTTCTTGAAATCGATGCAGATATTTATTGGGCACAATCAGGACTTGAAAATGAAGAGGCATATAATTTGTTAAAAGAAAAAGGATATACCGTAATCATGGATCGTTGCATTAAAGTTGAGCATGCATTAACTCGGTAAACACTTTGAAGCATGTACCTTATTATAGATACATGCTTTTCATTTTCCTCTCAAAAATAATAAATCTTATCCACAAAACACTTTAGTTAAGAATTGTTTTTTTCTCCATTTCTTTAAAAACTCGTTTGCCAAATGAAAATAAATCGATACAATAAAACATGAACTCTTTTTATATGGTATGATAGTATTACAAGGAACGTTCGTTCTGTTATTAAAATTAAAGATAAGAAATCAAGGATCGGTTTAGTTTGTTTAGTTGGTTTTTAAATATTTTAATGTAATTTTTGTCATAAAAAAGGATTATTCATTTTAATGAAGAATAACATGAAAATTAATAGAGATGATTAACAGACCTACTAAGGGAACAATTCTCAACACATACTTGGTCTTTGTATTGAACTGAAAGGGGTATGTACGTGGCAAAAAATCAAACTGCATTTGATTATAACGATGATGCCATACAGGTACTAGAAGGTCTTGAGGCAGTCCGTAAACGACCTGGGATGTATATCGGGAGTACAGATTCAAGAGGATTACATCACTTAGTATATGAAATTGTAGATAATTCGGTGGACGAAGTATTAGCGGGTTATGGTGATCACATTATTGTACGATTACATAAAGATGATTCCGTTAGCGTTCAAGATAAAGGACGAGGAATGCCTACTGGAATGCATAAAATCGGAAAGCCTACACCAGAAGTCATTCTCACGATCCTCCATGCTGGTGGTAAGTTCGGACAAGGAGGCTATAAAACAAGTGGCGGACTACATGGTGTAGGTGCGTCTGTTGTAAATGCATTGTCAGAGTGGCTTGTCGTAACAATTAAACGGGATGGATTTATTTATGAGCAGCGTTTTGAAAATGGTGGAATACCTGTCACCACTTTAGAAAAAATCGCTAAAACGAAACAAACAGGTACCACCATTCATTTTAAGCCAGATCCAACCATTTTTTCGACAACTACATTTAACTATGAAACCCTTTGTGAGCGACTTCGTGAGTCTGCCTTTCTATTAAAGGGAATTAAAATTGAAATTATTGATGAACGCAATGCCCTTCAAGAAGTGTATCATTATGAAAATGGTCTAGAGGCTTTTGTCGAGTATTTAAACGAGGAAAAAGATTCTCTTCACCCAGTCATCGGTTTTACGGGGGAGCAAAATGGAATTGAAGTAGATTTTGCTTTTCAATTTAATGATGGGTATTCAGAAAATGTGCTTTCCTTTGTTAATAATGTTCGAACAAAAGACGGCGGTACACATGAAGTTGGACTTAAATCTGCCGTGACTAGAGCTTTTAATGAGTACGCAAGAAAAGTATCCTTACTTAAAGAAAAAGACAAAAACCTTGATGGATCAGATATTCGTGAAGGGTTTTCTGCGATTATTTCAATTCGGGTTCCGGAAGAAATCCTTCAATTTGAGGGTCAAACAAAAGGAAAGCTTGGAACGAGTGAGGCACGTTCTGCTGTGGATTCCGTTGTTTCAGAGAACTTAGCTTATTTTCTAGAAGAAAATCCAGATATCAGTACTTTGTTAGTCAAGAAATCAATTAAGGCCTTTCAAGCACGTGAAGCAGCCCGTAAAGCCCGTGAAGATGCTCGTACTGGGAAAAAACGCAGACGGGAAACATTGCTCTCAGGGAAACTAACTCCAGCTCAATCTCGTAATCCCAAAAAGAATGAGCTTTATTTAGTTGAGGGTGATTCAGCAGGTGGTTCTGCGAAGCAAGGACGAGATCGCCGCTTCCAAGCCGTTTTGCCATTACGAGGTAAAGTCATTAATACAGAAAAAGCTAAATTAAATGATATTTTTAAGAATGAAGAAATTAATACAATGATTTACACAATTGGTGCAGGCGTTGGGCCTGACTTTCAAATTGAAGATGTCAACTATGATAAAGTCATCATTATGACTGACGCAGATACGGATGGTGCTCATATTCAAGTATTGTTATTGACGTTCTTCTTCCGGTATATGAAGCCTCTTATAGAGGCAGGAAAAGTCTATCTTGCGTTACCACCACTTTATAAGGTAAGTAAAGGTGCAGGCAAAAAAGAGATTATTGAATATGCCTGGAGCGAGGATGATTTACAGGATGCGATAAAAAAAGTCGGCAAAGGCTATATTATTCAGCGTTACAAAGGTCTCGGTGAAATGAATGCCGACCAATTGTGGGATACGACAATGAATCCTGAAACTAGAACGTTAATTCGTGTTCGGATTGATGATATTGCACGTGCAGAACGTAGAGTAACAACATTAATGGGAGATAAAGTAGAACCACGACGTAAATGGATTGAAGCGAATGTGGCATTTGGTTTAGAGGAAGATGGAAGTATACTAGAAAATGAGAATATTTCAATGCAAGAGGAGGTTGATGGTGAATGAGTTCAGAAATCTTTCGAGACCTCCCTTTAGAAGAAGTCATTGGCGACCGTTTCGGTCGTTATAGTAAATATATTATTCAAGATCGTGCGATACCAGATGCACGTGATGGATTGAAGCCGGTTCAACGCAGGATTTTATATGCAATGCATGTGGAAGGGAACACCCATGAGAAAGGGTTTCGAAAATCAGCAAAAACGGTTGGGAATGTAATCGGTAATTACCATCCACACGGGGACACTTCTGTCTATGATGCAATGGTCCGAATGAGTCAAGATTGGAAAGTTCGATATGTTCTTATAGAAATGCACGGAAACAACGGAAGTATGGACGGAGACCCACCTGCTGCAATGCGTTATACGGAAGCAAGATTATCAGCTGTTGCTTCCGAACTTTTGCTTGATATTGATAAGCGCACGGTAGATTTTATACCTAACTTCGATGATACAGCCAATGAGCCAACAGTGTTACCTGCTACGTTTCCTAATTTATTAGTTAATGGTTCAACAGGAATATCAGCAGGTTACGCAACTGAAATACCTTCTCATAATTTAGGAGAAGTCATCGATGCTGCAGTTTATCGAATTGATCATCCAAATAGCTCTGTTGATGATTTAATGGAGTTCGTTAAAGGACCCGATTTTCCAACAGGCGGAATTATTCAAGGAATTGACGGCATTCGCAAAGCCTATGAAACAGGTAAAGGAAAAATCATCGTTCGCGGAAAAGCAGAGATTGAAACCGTTCGGGGTGGAAAGCAGCAAATCGTCATTACAGAGATTCCATATGATGTAAATAAAGCGAATATGGTTAAAAGGATTGACGAACTGCGCCTTGACCGTAAAGTAGAAGGGATTGCAGAGGTAAGGGATGAAACAGACCGTACCGGTTTACGAGTGGTTATAGAGCTAAGAAAAGAAGCAGATGCTGAAGGTGTATTAAATTATTTATACAAAAATAGTGACTTACAAATTACGTATCACTTTAATATGGTTGCTATTCATAATCGTAGACCACAATTAATGGGGCTTCGTGAATTGCTCGATGCCTATGTAGACCATCGGAAAGACGTGATCACGAAAAGATCCCAATTTGAGTTACAAAAGGCAAAGGATCGCGCACATATTATTGATGGTTTAATGAAAGCATTATCGATTTTAGACGAAGTGATTGCGACGATTCGTTCTTCAAAAGACAAACGAGATGCAAAAAATAATTTAATGGCCAAATACGAGTTTACAGAACCACAAGCAGAGGCAATTGTTTCCTTGCAATTGTACCGGTTAACAAACACCGATATTACTGCTTTAAAATTGGAAGCAGAAGAATTAGCGAAAAAAATTGAGGAATTAACCGCCATTTTAAGCAGTGAGAAAAAGCTATTATCGGTAATTAAAAAAGAGCTAAGAAATATCCAAAAAAGCATTGCCGATCCGAGAAGAACAAAAATTGAGGCAGAAATTGAGGAAATTAAGATTAACCTGGAAGTCTTAATTGCCAGTGAAGATGTAATTGTCACGGTAACAAAGGAAGGTTATGTTAAACGGACGAGCCTCAGGTCCTATGCGGCTTCAAACGGGCAAGATTTTGGGATGAAAGATTCAGACCGAATGCTCGTTAAGCTTGAAATGAATACAAAGGATGTCTTATTGCTCTTTACGAATAAAGGGAACTATTTATATTGCCCAATTCATGAATTACCAGACATTCGCTGGAAAGATATTGGCCAACATATCGCCAACATTATCCCGATTGATCGAGATGAGCATATCGTGTCAGCTATATCTGTCGAGGATTTTGAAAAAGAACACTACTTGTTATTTGTGACAAAGAATGGCATGGTCAAGAAAACGGAGTTAAAGCAGTATAAAGCTCAAAGACATTCTAAACCGCTAGTTGCGATCAATTTGAAGGAAAATGATGAGGTCATAGATGTACATGAAACAGATGGTCATAAAGAAATTTTCTTAACAACGTATAATGGCTATTCTCTTTGGTTTCATGAAGAGGAGGTTGGCCCAATTGGCACTCGTGCTGCTGGTGTTAAGGGGATTAATCTTAAAGATGGAGACTTTGTTACTGGTGGCAAAATCAAAGATGTGAATGAGTCTCCTTCGATTGTGATTGTTACACAAAGAGGATCGATCAAGAAAATGAAAATGACCGAGTTTGAACTAAGTACGAGAGCCAAACGAGGGCTCGTTATTTTAAGAGAATTAAAAGCAAATCCACATCAAGTAGTTGGATTCGTTTTTGCAGAGGATCACGATACCATTTTTATTGCCACAGAAAAAGGTTTAATCCATTCTGTTAACAGTGAAGATATCCGATTCAATGATCGCTATTCAAATGGTTCCTTCTTATTTGATGAAACAGAGAGTGGTAAAGCAACCACCATTTGGATTAATAAAAAAGAAGATATAACCGAGGAAGAGTAAGATTCCATGAACTCCTTTTGTCTTGTATTAAATACAGACAGAAGGAGTTTTTTGTTCCTACGGGTTACATGTTTTTTCCAATCTTGGACAAAATAGAGAGTAAGGTTCA is a genomic window of Niallia sp. XMNu-256 containing:
- a CDS encoding AAA family ATPase, with product MGNRLKKHVNQNDLIKEWEQQLKELGYIDNEGEMIKLLQKIDLNEEEGKMNASRLLTLIALSSSSKGKKESLVLSWLEKAIELDPSNFKAKEYVATHEWKSSRHLFEDLHFPPLRETDNRQAKKQTAQLYITICQQFLKDAEEQLDAIKNSRKKLQDSLHDSHDFSGKMIDLLETVIEVTALLLKAANDYEGSMVGTFYTSAHYDELKQHLSHLEELKGQWLLLFEDETQEEEQSTEQALQELNDMIGLHSVKSRVNDFYQFFKYQKIRKEKGFQTKDEVSLNMILTGNPGTGKTTIARLFSQMYYELGVLPRKEVVEVDRSQLVGAFVGQTEENVRMAVEKALGGVLFIDEAYNLKREGQSGNDYGQVAIDTLVSLMTSSEYGGKFAVILAGYPEEMRQFLDSNPGLRSRFPMSNHLTLPDYTNEELIMIGEKFAAENDYILTDEGKLALEDQIEKERVDNSFGNARTVQNLILEAIFNKGANHQSYDDLLVFSVLDKVDFSKDDPKVKNEPEQELHQLVGLENVKEEVKSIISFVKMQTFRRDHGLPIVPIQLHSVFTGNPGTGKTTVAKIYAELLKDCGLLKRGHLVITSRADFVAGYVGQTALKTKRKIRDALGGVLFIDEAYSLLGQTAGDFGKEVIDTLVDEMTKHNENLVVILAGYSNEMKGLLESNPGLKSRFKKFIEFKDYSSIELVQIIKLYGEKFNFHLTDEAEEWLLTYLEENPVTGNGRFATNLINEAIQIQAQRLMMENKPFSPKDATIIEKDDIETAVNKVGSTLD
- a CDS encoding thioesterase family protein, coding for MFISKTEIQLLYADTDMMGVMYHANYLKWFELGRTQLIEDLGFSYIEMEERGYFAPVYDVYCVYKRPVRYGDKAFVKAWVDSNDGLKTVYGYQIVNDEDEVYAEGTTTHIVVKKDNFRPVQFKKSFPEWFQKYEEVKK
- a CDS encoding HAMP domain-containing sensor histidine kinase, coding for MRTSNTSNESSPSNQSINPQSNQNLFAIHLAHEVRNPLTTIKGFLQLLKTDLTDQEKNDYVDIAVDEIDRVSILLNQFLSDKNSTFIQQKEVVSLNELVINLIELFEIETKEKKINLTCSLTDHNVLISINQQQLKQVMINLLKNAIEAIEESGKEDGTIDMITEISGQSVFIHICDNGIGMPIKVRDNLFNPFFTTKKFGTGVGLSICQEIIHDSNGQIRVSTEPNKGTKFTIEWPSSK
- the plsY gene encoding glycerol-3-phosphate 1-O-acyltransferase PlsY — its product is MLEIGIIILLAYLIGSIPSGLIIGKRFYGIDIRQHGSGNLGGTNTFRVLGVKAGLTVTVADILKGTLAASLPFFFQSEMHPLLAGIFAVVGHTYPIFAGFRGGKAVATSGGVLLFYAPIMFLIMIIGFFVSLYLTKYVSLSSMVAGLVALIYSIAVRDVPLIIVVFLLLSFVVYRHRENIKRIINKTEPKVKWLG
- a CDS encoding CoA-binding protein, which codes for MAIENPSRDEIRDILKKSKRVAVVGLSDNPERTSHMVSKAMQDAGYEIIPVNPKADEILGVKAVASLKEIEGHVDIVNVFRRSEHLLDVAKEFLEIDADIYWAQSGLENEEAYNLLKEKGYTVIMDRCIKVEHALTR
- the parE gene encoding DNA topoisomerase IV subunit B, which encodes MAKNQTAFDYNDDAIQVLEGLEAVRKRPGMYIGSTDSRGLHHLVYEIVDNSVDEVLAGYGDHIIVRLHKDDSVSVQDKGRGMPTGMHKIGKPTPEVILTILHAGGKFGQGGYKTSGGLHGVGASVVNALSEWLVVTIKRDGFIYEQRFENGGIPVTTLEKIAKTKQTGTTIHFKPDPTIFSTTTFNYETLCERLRESAFLLKGIKIEIIDERNALQEVYHYENGLEAFVEYLNEEKDSLHPVIGFTGEQNGIEVDFAFQFNDGYSENVLSFVNNVRTKDGGTHEVGLKSAVTRAFNEYARKVSLLKEKDKNLDGSDIREGFSAIISIRVPEEILQFEGQTKGKLGTSEARSAVDSVVSENLAYFLEENPDISTLLVKKSIKAFQAREAARKAREDARTGKKRRRETLLSGKLTPAQSRNPKKNELYLVEGDSAGGSAKQGRDRRFQAVLPLRGKVINTEKAKLNDIFKNEEINTMIYTIGAGVGPDFQIEDVNYDKVIIMTDADTDGAHIQVLLLTFFFRYMKPLIEAGKVYLALPPLYKVSKGAGKKEIIEYAWSEDDLQDAIKKVGKGYIIQRYKGLGEMNADQLWDTTMNPETRTLIRVRIDDIARAERRVTTLMGDKVEPRRKWIEANVAFGLEEDGSILENENISMQEEVDGE
- the parC gene encoding DNA topoisomerase IV subunit A → MSSEIFRDLPLEEVIGDRFGRYSKYIIQDRAIPDARDGLKPVQRRILYAMHVEGNTHEKGFRKSAKTVGNVIGNYHPHGDTSVYDAMVRMSQDWKVRYVLIEMHGNNGSMDGDPPAAMRYTEARLSAVASELLLDIDKRTVDFIPNFDDTANEPTVLPATFPNLLVNGSTGISAGYATEIPSHNLGEVIDAAVYRIDHPNSSVDDLMEFVKGPDFPTGGIIQGIDGIRKAYETGKGKIIVRGKAEIETVRGGKQQIVITEIPYDVNKANMVKRIDELRLDRKVEGIAEVRDETDRTGLRVVIELRKEADAEGVLNYLYKNSDLQITYHFNMVAIHNRRPQLMGLRELLDAYVDHRKDVITKRSQFELQKAKDRAHIIDGLMKALSILDEVIATIRSSKDKRDAKNNLMAKYEFTEPQAEAIVSLQLYRLTNTDITALKLEAEELAKKIEELTAILSSEKKLLSVIKKELRNIQKSIADPRRTKIEAEIEEIKINLEVLIASEDVIVTVTKEGYVKRTSLRSYAASNGQDFGMKDSDRMLVKLEMNTKDVLLLFTNKGNYLYCPIHELPDIRWKDIGQHIANIIPIDRDEHIVSAISVEDFEKEHYLLFVTKNGMVKKTELKQYKAQRHSKPLVAINLKENDEVIDVHETDGHKEIFLTTYNGYSLWFHEEEVGPIGTRAAGVKGINLKDGDFVTGGKIKDVNESPSIVIVTQRGSIKKMKMTEFELSTRAKRGLVILRELKANPHQVVGFVFAEDHDTIFIATEKGLIHSVNSEDIRFNDRYSNGSFLFDETESGKATTIWINKKEDITEEE